The window GCCGGTACGGCGGCAGAGACCAGCGAGCCCGAAGCGCCCGCCACCGAAGGCGAGACCGAGGAAGAGATCGTCGAATCCGCAGCGCCTGCCCGCAAGGTCACGGCGGACGATGCGATCACCCGCCCGACGCAGCTTCTCGAAGTGGTGCTCGCCAGCGGCCGCAAGGGCCTGTCAATCTCGCGCTACAAGGGTCTGGGCGAAATGAACCCGGAGCAGCTGTGGGAGACCACGCTCGATCCGGACAACCGCATCCTGCTGCAGGTCAAGGTGGAGGACGCCGACGTGACGGACGAGATCTTCACGCGCCTGATGGGCGACGTGGTCGAACCGCGCCGCGACTTCATTCAGGAGAACGCACTCAACGTCGCCAACCTCGACGTCTGAGTTCTTCAGGTTTCCGCAAAAACGAAAAGGGCCTGCCGGGAGGATATCCCGGCAGGCCCTTTTTCATGAGGCCAGAGCGGTCTTAGCCTGCCTCTAGCCTATCTTTAGCCTACCTCTAGCCCCGTCTTAGCCTGCCTTCAGTCCGCCTTGGCTTCGGGTGTCTGCGCGGCAGACGCGGCGGCAGCGAGAGCGGCGGATTTCTGCGGCCAGGGCGTGACCGGCTGCCCGTTCGGGGCGTTGAAATAGGTGGTTTGCGTCGGATAGGCGAAGACGATGCCTTCCTCTGCAAAACGCTTCACGATCGACACGACAAGGCGATCGCGCAAGGGGTGGGCGATGGACCAGTCCCGCCCCGGCACGTCCACCAGCAGCGTGTAATCGAGCGAGCTGGCACCGAAGTTCTCGAACCCGGCGCGCGAAGGCGTTCCCCCCTCGGCCACGACCAGTTCCTTGAGCATGTCGGGAATGCGCGCCAGCGTCTCGGGCGGGGTCTCGTAGGCGACACCGATGGCGAACGGCAGGCGGATGTGATCGCGCCCGGCAACGTTGAAAATTGTCTTTTCCAAGAGGTTCTTGTTCGCGATCACCATCAGTTCGCCGGTATAGGCGCGGATGCGGGTGGACTTCATGCCGATGGTCTCGACCGTACCCGAGAAGGTATCGAACGTCACCGCATCGCCGCGCCCGAACGGCCGGTCGAAGATAATGGCCAGCGCCGCGAACAGGTCTGCGAAGATGCCCTGCGCGGCAAGGCCGATGGCGATACCGCCGACGCCAAGGCCGGCGACCAGCCCGGTGACATTGACGCCCAGATTGTCGAGCAGCACCACGCCCGCAATGGCGAACACCGCGAAGCTGACAAGGAGGCGGATCAGCCCCATCGCATTCATCACCGCCTCGCCCTTGAAGTTCTCGGACGAAGTGCGGTGCTCGATGGCGCCCAGGATGATCTCGCGCGCCCAGATCGCGCACTGGATCACCGCGGCGATCGTGAACAGGAACGCCACCAGCTTGTCGAGCCAGCCGGGCGTTCCCGCGTAGTTGTCGACCACGCGGATCGCCACCATCACGATGAAATAATTGGTGGTTTTGGTAATCGCCTTGCCGACGATGGCCAGCCAGTTGCGCCGGGCATCCTCTTCACGGATCAGGCGATGGCCGAACCGCCGCGCCGCCGTCAGCGCAAAGGCGATGGCGACGGCGACGATACCCGCGATCAGGATCTGGAGCCAGTAATCGCCGATCCAGTCCATCACCGACTTGGAGAAATGATGGAACATCTGCTCGGGCGTATAGTGCGGCCCGGCGGGTGCCGGTGCAGCGGCGGCAGTAGCCGTGCTCGTGGGGGCTGGGGCGGTGGCGGCGGTGGCTGTCATCGTCGGCCTTTCGGGTGCATTTCAGAACGGTATCGCGAAAACGGACGGCAGTTTCAGGCGCCCGCCGTGTCCCGAAAGACAATGCAGCGCCCGGCGTCAAGGTTCCGCTCAAAGGTTTGCAGCGCAACGATCCACCTGCCCGACAGACCGTTTGGCGTGGTTCTGGACCAACCTGCGAGCACCTGATAGTCCAGCTGGCCCCCACCTGTCGCGAAAGGAATGCCCATGGCCCGCAGCTTCGGCGCAGCCCCGAGCATCGAGGATTTTGAGTTCCTCGCTCAAACGGCCTTCCACCGGATTCCCGCCCCTTTCGCCAAACACCTCGGCGGCATAACCGTCAGCGTCGAAGAATTCGCCGACGACGAGACGCTGAATGCCCTTGGCATCGAGGATGGCTGGGAACTCACCGGCCTTTATCATGGGCGCCCCATGGAGGACGAAACCATCTGGAACGCGGGGGAGGAGCGGCCGCACATCACGCTTTACCGCCAGCCCCTGCTTGCCGAATGGTGCGAAAGCGGCGTGACGCTCGATGCGCTCGTAACGCATGTGGTGATCCACGAGGTCGGCCATCACTTCGGCCTTAGCGACGAACAGATGCATGCGCTGGAGGCGGCATCAGGCGACTGAACGCCGCTGAAATGTCACGCAACACGCGTTGATCCGCCCTGCATTTGCGTGCAGGAGCAAGGCATCCATCCCATTTTCCCGTGAACCCGTCGCGGGATGCCGACCATTCGGGGAATGCCTGAGATGAAATCCCGCCTGCGCCCAGTTTCTGCATCTGCGCCTACCTTTACCGCCCTTGCGCCTGCCCTGCTCTCCACCGCACTCGTCGCCCTGCTGGCGGGCTGCGCCACACCGCCCAGAAGCGCCGCGCCTGCCCCCGCTGAAGCGAAAGCGGACAGCAGCCCCGTCACTGTCGGCATCCTCGCCTTCAA of the Novosphingobium sp. 9 genome contains:
- a CDS encoding mechanosensitive ion channel family protein, whose translation is MTATAATAPAPTSTATAAAAPAPAGPHYTPEQMFHHFSKSVMDWIGDYWLQILIAGIVAVAIAFALTAARRFGHRLIREEDARRNWLAIVGKAITKTTNYFIVMVAIRVVDNYAGTPGWLDKLVAFLFTIAAVIQCAIWAREIILGAIEHRTSSENFKGEAVMNAMGLIRLLVSFAVFAIAGVVLLDNLGVNVTGLVAGLGVGGIAIGLAAQGIFADLFAALAIIFDRPFGRGDAVTFDTFSGTVETIGMKSTRIRAYTGELMVIANKNLLEKTIFNVAGRDHIRLPFAIGVAYETPPETLARIPDMLKELVVAEGGTPSRAGFENFGASSLDYTLLVDVPGRDWSIAHPLRDRLVVSIVKRFAEEGIVFAYPTQTTYFNAPNGQPVTPWPQKSAALAAAASAAQTPEAKAD
- a CDS encoding metallopeptidase family protein gives rise to the protein MARSFGAAPSIEDFEFLAQTAFHRIPAPFAKHLGGITVSVEEFADDETLNALGIEDGWELTGLYHGRPMEDETIWNAGEERPHITLYRQPLLAEWCESGVTLDALVTHVVIHEVGHHFGLSDEQMHALEAASGD